The genomic stretch AGCACCACGGTGTATAGCGATTGTCGGGCACTCGCGGGGGGGCGAATTGCCGTGGGCAAGTAGCCCATCGTGTCGTTGAAGTTCGTGATGGCCAGGCCGAGCTGTTTGAGGTTGTTGGTGCACTGCGTGCGTCGGGCTGCCTCGCGGGCGGCCTGCACGGCCGGCAGCAACAGGCCAATCAAAATGCCGATGATGGCGATAACCACCAGCAGCTCAACCAACGTGAATCCCTTCGGTCGGTACTGTGTCGTAATACGCATCTCTATGAATCCTATGTCGAGTGGAAACTAATGAGCGGTAAAGCCGACGCAACAGCGCGTCGACACAAAGCCAATGGCGGCACTTGACGATGACTTATCGTTTGAGCGTGATGGGAGGCAACTCGTTGGGTTGCGCCGCCACGCGGACTTCGATGTTCGAGGTCTGAGGCTTGCTGTATTTGTCAGGAACGAGGTTGGGCCCGACGACGTAATCGTCGTTCTTGGGCACGGCTTTGTACCACTCGACCGTGACGACGTAGTCACCTTCGGCCGCGCCGTCGGCCGGCGCATAGGTAGTGGCCTCGAACGTGCCGTCGGGTTTGACGGCAGCGCGCGCCGATGGTTTCGAGGGATCCCCCTTCGGGTGCAGGATCACCAAGGCGCCAGCCGCCGGCTTTCCATTGACCGAGACCTTGCCTTGCACAGGAAAGACCGGCACACGCGGCGGCGCCGATTGGCCGCAGCCGGCGCTAGTCAGAACTGTCCCCAGGGTCAGCGCCCAAACGCCCAGACGCAATGCCGCCGAGCGAGGCGCCGCGGCAGACTTCTCCGATGTTGGGTTAAACATCATCATCTCAAAATCCCCTCGTAGATAAACGATGCTATGGTTTTCCATTCACGCCGATCGTCTGCCCGAATGAATCGTTGCTCGCCGGTCTTTCCACCACGACCTCGTCGATAAGTTGCCTCACGCCGGCGACGCGTTGTTGGCATTCCTGCGAAAGCTGCTTTTCGTAAAAGGTCGCCACTCGTCCGCGTAATGTGACCGTGCCGTTGCGGGCTTCGATCGCCAGGCGCCTCAGGGCGGGAAAGTTGCGCGCGCCTAGGAATTGCCTGACGCGTCCTTCC from Pirellulales bacterium encodes the following:
- a CDS encoding BON domain-containing protein produces the protein MRSAFLIMQLPTTDTHATLAERYTPQLPVTALGRPRHNTNSGVREMIRFTDELRDRDLEGRVRQFLGARNFPALRRLAIEARNGTVTLRGRVATFYEKQLSQECQQRVAGVRQLIDEVVVERPASNDSFGQTIGVNGKP